A genomic segment from Microbulbifer elongatus encodes:
- a CDS encoding cytochrome c biogenesis CcdA family protein has translation MGLELAAIPLALIAGIVGILSPCVWPLVPIVMTSATTGGRSGPFFMALGLATAFAVAGTVLTLLLINLGLDPVAYRNVAAVLLILVALTLLFPQLGNWLSGQLSRLTGRFGNGGGGDHTTAGGQFLVGALLGLVWLPCVGPTLGAAIALASVGQQIPLAFVVMFAFGIGTAAALLAAAYVSGKLLDRWRGNIMTNADRGKKILGAMLLVLGLMVLTGLDKVLEAFALGILPDWALTL, from the coding sequence ATGGGGCTTGAGCTGGCCGCCATACCCTTGGCGTTGATCGCCGGCATTGTCGGCATTTTGTCCCCATGCGTGTGGCCACTGGTCCCGATCGTCATGACCTCCGCTACCACGGGTGGCCGCAGTGGCCCCTTTTTTATGGCGCTCGGGCTCGCAACCGCCTTCGCTGTGGCCGGCACCGTGTTGACGCTCCTCCTCATCAATCTTGGTCTGGATCCTGTCGCCTACCGTAACGTTGCTGCGGTACTGCTGATCCTGGTGGCGCTGACCCTGTTGTTTCCGCAACTGGGGAATTGGTTGAGCGGACAACTGTCCCGCTTGACCGGACGTTTCGGCAATGGTGGCGGTGGCGACCACACCACTGCTGGGGGACAGTTCCTGGTCGGCGCGCTATTGGGCCTGGTATGGCTACCCTGCGTGGGGCCCACGCTGGGCGCGGCCATCGCTCTGGCATCGGTCGGGCAACAGATCCCCTTAGCATTCGTGGTCATGTTCGCCTTTGGCATTGGCACCGCGGCCGCGCTACTGGCAGCCGCATACGTCTCAGGCAAGCTATTGGACCGCTGGCGTGGGAACATCATGACCAATGCCGACCGTGGCAAAAAGATACTGGGGGCAATGCTACTCGTTCTAGGACTCATGGTGCTGACGGGGCTGGACAAAGTATTGGAGGCGTTTGCACTGGGTATTCTGCCCGATTGGGCGCTCACTCTGTGA
- a CDS encoding PRC-barrel domain-containing protein produces MNPTVLSASSLEGDSVKNAQGEDLGKITEIMIDTETHEIAYYVLSFGGFMGMGDDLFAVPPEAMTVDTANKCFVLNVEKDKLKNAEGFDKDHWPNMADQTFRKNTYAQYGLREGGHRAH; encoded by the coding sequence ATGAACCCCACAGTACTTTCAGCATCCTCACTTGAAGGTGATTCGGTGAAAAATGCGCAGGGTGAAGATCTGGGCAAGATCACAGAGATCATGATTGATACCGAAACCCATGAGATCGCGTACTACGTGCTTTCCTTCGGTGGTTTTATGGGAATGGGTGATGACCTCTTCGCGGTACCGCCGGAAGCGATGACGGTAGATACCGCAAACAAGTGTTTTGTCCTGAACGTTGAAAAAGACAAGCTCAAAAATGCCGAAGGTTTTGACAAAGACCACTGGCCAAATATGGCTGACCAGACCTTCCGCAAAAATACCTACGCTCAATACGGGCTGCGGGAAGGTGGTCATCGCGCTCACTGA
- a CDS encoding thioredoxin family protein: protein MHNVIKKLSLITILALGLATSAMAQQNEPFDEARFKALKAAGEVVLVDVFAEWCPTCAKQQEVLKQYRAQNPDKQFHVLVVDFDQDKEWVRHFRAPRQSTLVLFVGEEQTWFSVAETRPEVIARELDKAIAAAQGDA from the coding sequence ATGCACAACGTAATAAAAAAACTCAGCCTGATCACTATCCTGGCGCTCGGTTTGGCCACAAGCGCAATGGCGCAGCAAAACGAACCTTTTGATGAGGCACGCTTCAAGGCCTTGAAGGCTGCCGGAGAGGTGGTCCTGGTGGATGTTTTTGCCGAATGGTGTCCAACCTGTGCGAAGCAGCAGGAAGTGCTGAAGCAATATCGTGCGCAGAATCCCGATAAGCAGTTTCATGTACTGGTGGTGGATTTCGACCAGGACAAGGAATGGGTACGCCATTTTCGTGCACCGCGCCAGTCCACACTGGTTCTCTTTGTCGGCGAAGAGCAGACATGGTTCAGTGTGGCGGAGACCCGCCCTGAGGTCATTGCTCGGGAGCTGGATAAGGCGATTGCCGCTGCACAAGGCGATGCGTGA
- a CDS encoding M1 family metallopeptidase → MKLKLIPRLSAALLALTPMALTQAADPLNVTGDKFRQLDELLPTANVYRNAGGEPGHAYWQQQVDYRIDVRLDEDKRALSASQVITYTNNSPDTLKFLWFQLDQNRFRLDSMAETTLAFGGLGNRGPGTRSESPEAPAGITFGELRRQQWLADNEVGYRIRNVKDADGTELRTTIVGTNMRLDLAQPLKPGEQITFSMDFAFNILEEDAVSARSGYEHFPDDARKGGNDIFLLAQWFPRLHAYTDYEAWTNKEFLGRGEFTLEFGNYEVNLTVPADHIVSSTGSLQNPEEVLTATQRERLEKARKAKRPVFIVTEEEALENEKAGTRKTKTWKFKADSVRDFAWASSRKFMWDARGYQQGGKIMPEVMAMSFYPKEGGDLWKKYSTEAVIHTMEVYSRFSFDYPYPVAQSVNGPVGGMEYPMITFNGPRTTLHEDGSRTWTQAEKRFLIGVVIHEIGHIYFPMIVNSDERQWTWMDEGLNSFLDGVAGREWDPEMPWGVEPRDIVDYMKSDIQVPIMTQSDSVLRLGPNAYTKPAAALNILREVILGRELFDYAFKEYATRWQYKRPTPADFFRTMEEASGVDLDWFWRGWFYTTDHVDISIDNVQQLRLDTLNPDIDFERRRQEEADKPQPLFEKRERDAGNKTWVERNKDIRDFYDDNDRFTVTNKERNEYAQMLADLEPWERNALKRALDEDKHYYVMDFSNLGGLVMPILLELTFEDGSVEERYIPAEIWRRSPDAVSKLVVTDKVLEQVVVDPRWETADVNNDNNHFPRRINKSRLQIYKEEKRTDPVYRDIMHDSKTKKEEPKPGFHKK, encoded by the coding sequence ATGAAGCTGAAACTTATCCCGCGTCTGTCGGCGGCGCTCCTTGCCCTTACACCAATGGCTCTGACCCAGGCCGCAGATCCCTTGAATGTGACCGGGGATAAGTTCCGCCAGCTTGATGAGCTGCTCCCAACAGCAAACGTTTACCGCAATGCCGGCGGTGAACCCGGACATGCATATTGGCAGCAACAAGTGGACTACCGTATTGATGTCCGCCTCGACGAAGACAAGCGCGCACTCAGCGCCAGCCAGGTCATCACCTATACCAACAACTCCCCGGATACACTCAAATTTCTATGGTTCCAGCTGGACCAGAATCGTTTCCGTCTGGACTCTATGGCAGAAACCACACTCGCCTTTGGTGGACTGGGCAATCGTGGACCGGGCACGCGTTCAGAGTCTCCCGAAGCACCCGCAGGTATCACCTTCGGGGAGCTCCGTCGACAGCAGTGGCTGGCGGACAATGAAGTTGGCTACAGAATTCGCAACGTGAAGGATGCCGATGGCACCGAGCTGCGCACAACGATTGTCGGAACCAATATGCGTCTGGACCTCGCGCAGCCTCTGAAACCCGGCGAACAGATCACCTTCAGCATGGATTTTGCCTTTAATATCCTGGAGGAAGATGCGGTATCCGCGCGTTCCGGCTATGAGCACTTTCCCGATGATGCACGGAAAGGTGGCAATGATATTTTCCTGCTGGCGCAATGGTTTCCGCGCTTACACGCCTACACCGATTACGAAGCCTGGACCAACAAAGAGTTTCTCGGCCGCGGTGAATTTACCCTTGAGTTTGGTAATTATGAGGTCAACCTGACGGTCCCGGCGGACCATATTGTGTCCTCGACCGGTAGCCTTCAGAACCCCGAAGAAGTATTGACCGCAACACAGCGCGAGCGCCTTGAGAAAGCTCGCAAGGCCAAGCGGCCGGTATTTATCGTCACCGAAGAAGAGGCTTTGGAAAACGAGAAAGCGGGTACCCGTAAAACCAAAACCTGGAAGTTCAAGGCCGACAGCGTCCGTGATTTTGCCTGGGCGTCTTCTCGCAAATTCATGTGGGATGCCCGGGGTTATCAGCAGGGCGGAAAGATCATGCCCGAAGTGATGGCAATGTCCTTCTACCCGAAAGAGGGCGGCGATCTGTGGAAGAAATATTCAACGGAGGCCGTCATCCATACCATGGAAGTCTATTCGCGCTTCTCGTTCGATTATCCGTACCCGGTAGCGCAGAGTGTGAATGGCCCTGTGGGTGGTATGGAATATCCGATGATCACCTTTAATGGACCTCGCACTACCTTACACGAAGATGGGAGCCGCACCTGGACGCAGGCAGAAAAGCGTTTCCTGATCGGCGTCGTAATCCATGAAATTGGCCACATCTACTTCCCAATGATCGTCAACTCTGACGAGCGTCAGTGGACCTGGATGGATGAAGGCCTGAATAGCTTCCTGGACGGCGTCGCTGGGCGCGAGTGGGATCCGGAAATGCCCTGGGGTGTCGAGCCGAGGGATATCGTCGACTACATGAAGTCCGATATTCAGGTTCCCATCATGACTCAGTCAGATTCCGTGCTGCGTCTTGGGCCCAACGCCTATACAAAACCAGCCGCAGCCCTGAATATTCTGCGTGAGGTCATTCTCGGGCGTGAACTGTTCGATTACGCATTCAAAGAGTATGCGACACGCTGGCAGTACAAGCGTCCGACCCCGGCGGACTTCTTCCGTACTATGGAAGAAGCCAGCGGTGTGGATCTCGACTGGTTCTGGCGCGGTTGGTTTTACACCACCGACCATGTAGACATCAGTATCGATAACGTACAGCAATTGCGTCTCGATACACTGAACCCGGATATCGATTTTGAACGACGTCGCCAGGAAGAAGCGGACAAGCCCCAACCGCTGTTTGAAAAACGCGAACGCGATGCTGGCAACAAGACCTGGGTGGAACGCAACAAAGATATCCGTGACTTCTATGATGACAATGATCGGTTCACCGTCACCAACAAAGAGCGCAATGAGTACGCGCAAATGCTGGCGGACCTTGAACCCTGGGAGCGCAATGCACTGAAGCGCGCACTGGATGAAGACAAACATTACTACGTAATGGACTTCTCCAACCTGGGTGGCCTGGTCATGCCGATCTTGCTTGAGCTCACGTTCGAAGATGGTAGTGTGGAAGAGCGCTATATTCCCGCAGAAATCTGGCGCCGCTCTCCAGATGCCGTCTCGAAACTGGTGGTGACGGATAAAGTCCTTGAGCAAGTAGTGGTTGATCCGCGCTGGGAAACCGCTGATGTCAACAACGATAACAATCACTTCCCCCGCAGAATCAACAAGTCGCGCCTGCAAATTTACAAGGAAGAAAAGCGCACTGACCCGGTCTATCGGGACATCATGCACGACTCGAAAACAAAGAAAGAGGAGCCCAAACCGGGCTTCCACAAAAAGTAA
- a CDS encoding Fur family transcriptional regulator has translation MNASQVKQTLGAAEDSCRATGARLTEKRKNVLAVLLRSSKPLSAYDIVDQYLQDYGEPIPAMSVYRMLDFLAKENLAHKLNSENKYLACAHINCDHHHGTPQFLICGGCNKVSEIGISPEVISALRDAVSGAGFQLKSSQLELDCLCDECARQATQCSES, from the coding sequence ATGAATGCGAGCCAAGTAAAACAAACGCTCGGGGCCGCCGAGGACTCCTGTCGAGCGACCGGGGCGCGCCTGACTGAAAAACGCAAGAATGTGCTCGCGGTGTTGTTGCGCTCCAGTAAACCACTTTCCGCCTACGATATTGTTGATCAGTATCTTCAGGACTACGGTGAGCCGATACCGGCGATGTCCGTCTACCGAATGCTGGATTTTCTTGCGAAAGAAAATCTGGCCCATAAACTGAACTCCGAAAACAAGTATCTAGCCTGCGCGCATATCAACTGCGATCATCATCATGGCACCCCGCAGTTTCTGATTTGTGGGGGCTGCAACAAGGTCAGCGAGATCGGTATCAGTCCAGAAGTCATTTCCGCCTTGCGCGACGCAGTATCCGGTGCCGGGTTTCAATTGAAATCCTCCCAGCTGGAACTGGATTGCCTATGTGACGAGTGCGCGCGACAGGCCACCCAATGCTCAGAGTCATAA
- a CDS encoding ZrgA family zinc uptake protein has product MRPKDVTNLPRLTLFSMLLMAGDVTAQHGAHVHGEALLTIAASEDALHIAFESPGANLVGFEHEPQNQQQRQALVTAAQKLASPAKLLQFGGAECQLQEADVTSPYTGGSTEVAPTHHASHTEHSEHSEHSEHSEHSEHSEHSEHSEHSEHTTFSATYHYRCDRVKTLDSVYVNLFDPFPGIQSIEAQWLTATRQGAGVLTSENRQLKLQ; this is encoded by the coding sequence ATGAGGCCAAAAGACGTGACCAACTTGCCCAGACTGACGCTCTTTTCCATGCTGCTGATGGCAGGCGATGTCACCGCGCAACATGGGGCACATGTGCACGGTGAGGCACTGTTAACCATTGCCGCCAGTGAAGACGCGCTGCATATTGCTTTCGAGTCCCCAGGTGCCAACCTGGTCGGGTTTGAGCATGAGCCGCAGAATCAGCAACAGCGCCAGGCGCTGGTTACAGCTGCTCAGAAGCTCGCTTCGCCGGCAAAACTGTTACAGTTTGGTGGGGCGGAATGTCAGCTACAGGAGGCGGATGTGACGTCCCCATATACGGGCGGCAGTACTGAGGTCGCGCCCACGCACCACGCCAGCCACACGGAGCACTCGGAGCACTCGGAGCACTCGGAGCACTCGGAGCACTCGGAGCACTCGGAGCACTCGGAGCACTCGGAGCACTCGGAGCATACGACTTTCAGTGCCACTTACCACTATCGCTGCGACAGGGTAAAGACGCTCGACAGTGTCTACGTCAACCTGTTCGACCCTTTCCCGGGCATCCAGTCAATTGAAGCCCAGTGGCTCACCGCCACCCGCCAAGGCGCTGGTGTACTTACCTCGGAAAACCGCCAGTTGAAATTGCAGTAG
- the ycaC gene encoding isochorismate family cysteine hydrolase YcaC produces the protein MSFEYKRLDKDDVTLLLVDHQAGLLSLVRDFSPDDFKNNVLALADIAKFFKIPTILTTSFEGGPNGPMVPELKEAFPDAPYFARPGQINAWDNEDFVAAVKATGKKQLLIAGVVTDVCVAFPTLSAIEAGYEVFVVTDASGTFNSVTRDAAWARMQQAGAQLMNWFSVAGELHRDWRNDIDGFGGVLADHLPQYANLMQSYSAQEK, from the coding sequence ATGAGCTTTGAATACAAGCGACTCGATAAAGATGATGTCACACTGCTTCTTGTAGACCACCAGGCGGGTTTGCTGTCGTTGGTGCGAGATTTTTCACCGGATGACTTTAAAAACAACGTGTTGGCTTTGGCTGATATTGCCAAGTTTTTCAAGATCCCGACCATTTTGACCACCAGTTTCGAAGGCGGACCCAACGGTCCAATGGTGCCAGAGCTCAAAGAGGCATTTCCCGATGCGCCCTACTTCGCCCGGCCTGGCCAGATAAATGCCTGGGACAATGAAGATTTTGTGGCGGCAGTAAAAGCAACGGGCAAAAAACAGTTGTTGATCGCTGGTGTGGTAACCGACGTCTGTGTGGCTTTCCCGACATTGTCGGCAATTGAAGCGGGTTACGAGGTATTCGTCGTGACAGATGCGTCAGGTACGTTCAACAGTGTCACCCGTGATGCGGCCTGGGCGCGCATGCAGCAGGCCGGCGCGCAACTGATGAACTGGTTTAGTGTTGCCGGGGAGTTGCATCGGGACTGGCGCAACGATATCGACGGCTTCGGCGGGGTATTGGCGGACCATCTGCCGCAGTATGCGAATCTCATGCAAAGCTACTCCGCGCAGGAAAAATGA
- a CDS encoding haloacid dehalogenase type II: protein MDKSSTAVKKLPKVIVFDVNETLLDLESMRASVGKALEDREELLPLWFSTMLHNSLVTTVTGDYHDFGKIGVASLMMVAKNNGIELSEGEAKTAIVTPLLSLPPHTDVIPGLKSLNKQGFKLVSLTNSSNNGVKTQFENAGLTQFFQARYSIEDIQIYKPDLRAYRWALAQLGVQPDEALMVAAHGWDVAGAKAAGMQTAFIARPGKALYPLAPAPDYVVDNVTELAEILQQAKGR from the coding sequence ATGGATAAGTCATCCACTGCAGTGAAGAAGCTGCCGAAAGTCATCGTCTTTGATGTGAATGAGACACTACTGGACCTGGAGTCCATGCGCGCGTCGGTCGGTAAGGCACTGGAGGATAGGGAAGAGCTGCTGCCACTGTGGTTTTCCACCATGCTGCATAATTCGCTGGTTACCACAGTGACCGGTGATTATCACGACTTCGGTAAGATTGGGGTGGCCTCTCTGATGATGGTCGCCAAAAATAATGGTATCGAGCTCTCGGAAGGGGAGGCGAAAACCGCAATCGTCACACCGCTGCTCAGTCTGCCACCCCATACGGATGTGATCCCGGGGCTGAAGTCCTTGAATAAACAGGGGTTCAAACTCGTCAGCCTGACCAATTCCTCCAACAATGGCGTCAAGACCCAGTTTGAAAATGCCGGCTTGACGCAATTTTTCCAGGCACGTTACAGCATCGAAGATATCCAGATCTATAAGCCCGATTTACGTGCGTACCGCTGGGCATTGGCACAGCTGGGTGTACAGCCGGACGAAGCGCTGATGGTGGCTGCACACGGATGGGATGTGGCTGGCGCGAAGGCTGCGGGCATGCAGACCGCGTTTATCGCGCGCCCCGGAAAAGCGCTCTACCCACTGGCGCCGGCCCCGGATTATGTGGTGGACAATGTCACAGAACTGGCCGAGATACTCCAGCAGGCCAAGGGCCGCTAA
- a CDS encoding heme ABC transporter ATP-binding protein, which yields MALLAVQNVTVRVAQRSLVRDVDLNIAAGELICVIGPNGAGKSTLLRAICGESAPSCGQVLFKGAPIQSLSPRARASQIAVLPQHNPLSFAFTGLELVALSRNPHATGLARDQEICMDAMAALDVTHLAGRLYPTLSGGEQQRLQLARVMAQIWCAEEAGDRLLLLDEPATSLDIAHQYEMMKAVKAFARRGVAVIMTVHDLALASGYSDRILALKEGRCMAYGDGETVLTAANLSELYGYGVTVVTHPITGKPLVLANE from the coding sequence ATGGCCCTGTTAGCGGTGCAGAATGTGACGGTGCGTGTGGCACAGCGTTCGTTGGTTCGCGATGTAGACCTGAACATTGCCGCCGGAGAGCTCATCTGTGTAATTGGTCCCAACGGCGCGGGAAAATCCACCCTGCTGCGCGCAATCTGCGGGGAATCGGCGCCTAGCTGTGGGCAAGTCCTTTTTAAAGGGGCGCCGATCCAGAGCCTTTCACCAAGAGCGCGGGCCAGCCAGATCGCCGTATTGCCACAACACAATCCGCTTTCTTTTGCGTTTACCGGTCTCGAGCTGGTGGCTCTCAGCCGCAACCCTCACGCTACCGGACTCGCCCGCGACCAGGAAATCTGTATGGATGCCATGGCGGCCCTCGACGTCACACATCTGGCGGGTCGCTTATACCCGACACTGTCTGGCGGTGAGCAGCAGCGCCTGCAGCTGGCGAGAGTGATGGCGCAAATATGGTGTGCGGAAGAAGCGGGCGACCGCTTGTTGCTCCTCGACGAGCCGGCAACAAGCCTGGACATCGCACACCAGTACGAAATGATGAAAGCCGTCAAAGCATTCGCCCGTCGCGGGGTAGCGGTGATAATGACGGTACACGATCTTGCTTTGGCGAGCGGGTACAGTGATCGTATCCTCGCGCTCAAGGAAGGGCGCTGTATGGCCTATGGCGACGGGGAAACAGTGCTCACCGCAGCAAACCTTTCGGAGCTATATGGCTACGGGGTAACCGTAGTGACGCATCCAATCACCGGTAAGCCACTGGTATTAGCAAATGAGTAA
- a CDS encoding hemerythrin domain-containing protein — protein MPQNAIEILKKDHEHVLHLLDQLTDTTTRAVKGRKELLEKIADELSIHTTLEEEIFYPAFKDATSKSKNKMYYEACEEHRAVESLVLPDLQNTEPDSVSFSGRAKVLKELVEHHANEEEEDMFPVAKEVMTSEELEELGEKMRKRKNALKKGH, from the coding sequence ATGCCGCAGAATGCCATTGAAATTCTGAAAAAGGATCACGAACATGTGCTCCACCTACTGGATCAATTGACGGATACCACCACACGTGCAGTCAAAGGACGTAAAGAACTACTGGAAAAAATTGCTGACGAGCTGTCGATCCATACCACACTGGAAGAGGAAATTTTCTACCCGGCATTCAAGGACGCCACCAGCAAATCAAAAAACAAGATGTACTATGAAGCGTGCGAAGAGCACCGCGCGGTCGAATCCCTGGTATTGCCGGACCTCCAGAATACCGAGCCTGACTCAGTATCCTTTTCAGGTCGCGCCAAAGTGCTCAAGGAGTTGGTCGAGCACCACGCCAACGAGGAAGAGGAAGATATGTTTCCGGTGGCGAAAGAGGTCATGACCTCGGAGGAGCTGGAAGAGTTGGGTGAAAAAATGCGGAAGCGCAAAAATGCGCTGAAGAAGGGACATTAA
- a CDS encoding cobalamin-binding protein: protein MSDNLVRRNSFSPAAGLLSAIGFLLVLCASSAIAGQPVRILDASGHWLELPGPAQRIVALAPHIVENLYSAGAGDRLIGVISHSDFPAAARQLPQVGKYNSISYETLIALKPDLVIAWGSGNGDATITKLRDFGFRVFVTESRTLEDIPRNVRLFGTLAGTQGHANRAADRWLSRLRALRQAHETLPAVSVLYQVWHDPLQTLNGDHLISDVIEACGGRNAFADAAVLAPKISIEAVLARNPEVIIASGMAEARPQWLNNWNAYPGLSAVKNDNLYHIHPDVIQRHTFRILDGMEQVCRNLNATRAKSATQNRSHTAP from the coding sequence ATGTCCGATAACCTTGTCAGGCGAAACAGCTTTTCACCCGCAGCCGGGCTGCTCAGCGCTATCGGCTTCCTTCTGGTGCTGTGCGCCTCCAGCGCCATCGCCGGACAGCCAGTGCGAATCCTGGATGCGAGTGGTCATTGGTTGGAGCTTCCCGGGCCCGCGCAACGTATCGTCGCGTTGGCACCGCATATCGTAGAAAACCTGTACAGCGCCGGGGCAGGGGACCGACTGATTGGTGTGATAAGTCACAGCGACTTCCCCGCGGCGGCGCGGCAGCTACCCCAGGTCGGCAAATACAATTCCATCAGCTACGAAACGCTCATTGCCCTGAAGCCCGACCTCGTGATCGCCTGGGGTTCCGGAAATGGCGATGCCACGATAACAAAACTGCGCGATTTCGGATTCAGGGTATTTGTCACCGAGTCTCGCACGCTGGAGGATATTCCTCGAAATGTTCGGCTTTTTGGCACGCTGGCCGGCACTCAGGGCCACGCAAACCGTGCCGCTGACCGCTGGCTGTCACGGTTGCGGGCACTCAGGCAGGCACATGAGACGTTACCGGCAGTGAGCGTGTTGTATCAGGTGTGGCATGATCCTTTACAGACGCTGAATGGTGACCACCTGATCAGCGACGTGATTGAAGCCTGTGGAGGACGCAATGCCTTTGCCGATGCGGCTGTTCTCGCGCCGAAAATCAGTATCGAAGCGGTGCTTGCGCGGAACCCCGAGGTGATTATCGCCAGCGGTATGGCGGAAGCGCGCCCACAGTGGCTAAACAACTGGAATGCCTATCCGGGACTGAGCGCGGTCAAAAACGATAACCTCTACCATATCCATCCAGACGTCATTCAGCGGCATACCTTTCGCATACTCGATGGTATGGAGCAGGTATGCCGCAATCTGAACGCTACACGTGCAAAGAGCGCCACTCAAAATCGTTCGCACACGGCACCGTGA
- a CDS encoding TraR/DksA family transcriptional regulator, with protein MSLISEKELLEMPATEYMNAQQLAFFRHRLQQLKQETRTEIDSAREAIATADLHAADELDRAVAEEENRQCLRFTERKYLLLRKIQRSLDKIDDGSYGYCEVSGDPIGLKRLLLRPTAELSFEEKSRQEQQERNFRKQR; from the coding sequence ATGTCTTTGATCTCCGAGAAAGAGCTGCTGGAGATGCCAGCGACCGAGTATATGAATGCCCAGCAACTGGCGTTTTTCCGCCACCGGCTGCAGCAGCTAAAGCAGGAAACCCGCACCGAAATTGATAGTGCCCGCGAGGCCATCGCTACCGCAGATCTGCATGCAGCGGATGAGCTCGATCGCGCGGTGGCGGAAGAGGAAAACCGTCAGTGCCTGCGGTTCACGGAGCGAAAATACCTTTTACTGCGCAAGATTCAGCGTTCTCTGGATAAAATCGATGACGGCAGTTATGGCTATTGTGAGGTCAGCGGCGACCCGATCGGGCTGAAAAGACTGCTGCTGCGCCCCACGGCCGAGCTCTCCTTTGAGGAGAAATCCCGCCAGGAACAACAGGAGCGCAATTTCCGCAAACAGCGGTAA
- a CDS encoding CobW family GTP-binding protein yields MIQKVPTNVITGFLGVGKTTAIQHLLANKPAAERWAVLVNEFGEVGVDGALFGPEQDNEVYIREVPGGCMCCAAGLPMQVALNQLLAKARPHRLLIEPTGLGHPREVLETLSEGARNGVLDLRATLTLVDARCIMDERYLRSDTFRQQIEVADLVVANRSDLYGSEDLNNLQRYLAFLPGESQKPLKTVEQGQIEADWLRPPSSFQQPETHGHHHRPPPVVEEAPLPECGYQRAENAGEGYHSCGWRFGPSIVFDYDTLFSLISGSVSERLKGVFITEQGVFGFNKAGAVLTVVELDDTLESRVEMIHPERLDWTAIEADWLASTQD; encoded by the coding sequence ATGATTCAGAAAGTACCAACCAATGTCATTACCGGCTTCCTTGGCGTAGGTAAGACCACTGCAATTCAGCACCTACTGGCAAATAAGCCCGCCGCTGAACGCTGGGCTGTACTGGTCAACGAATTCGGTGAGGTCGGGGTTGATGGTGCGCTATTCGGGCCGGAGCAGGACAACGAAGTCTATATTCGGGAAGTCCCCGGGGGCTGTATGTGTTGTGCTGCCGGCTTGCCCATGCAGGTCGCGCTGAACCAGCTTCTTGCAAAGGCGCGACCTCACAGGTTGCTGATTGAACCAACCGGACTTGGCCATCCACGGGAAGTCCTTGAAACGCTATCTGAGGGAGCCCGGAACGGCGTATTGGACCTTCGCGCGACGCTCACCCTGGTAGATGCACGGTGCATCATGGATGAGCGCTATCTACGTAGTGATACTTTTCGCCAGCAGATTGAAGTCGCCGACCTGGTTGTCGCGAACAGATCGGATCTCTACGGGAGTGAGGACCTGAACAACCTGCAACGCTATCTCGCGTTCCTGCCCGGCGAATCCCAAAAGCCGCTGAAAACCGTCGAGCAAGGCCAAATTGAAGCGGATTGGCTACGGCCTCCCAGCAGTTTCCAGCAGCCCGAAACTCACGGTCATCATCACAGGCCGCCGCCAGTAGTGGAAGAGGCGCCTCTACCTGAATGCGGCTACCAGCGCGCAGAGAATGCGGGCGAGGGCTACCATAGCTGTGGATGGCGTTTCGGCCCCAGCATTGTTTTTGACTACGACACTCTCTTCTCGCTGATCAGTGGCTCGGTGAGCGAGCGCCTCAAAGGGGTTTTCATCACCGAACAAGGGGTTTTCGGATTTAACAAGGCTGGAGCCGTATTAACGGTGGTTGAGCTTGATGACACGCTTGAAAGCCGTGTCGAGATGATCCACCCGGAACGGCTGGACTGGACCGCCATTGAAGCCGACTGGTTGGCATCAACACAAGACTGA